One Actinomycetota bacterium genomic window, ATCGAAGACCGGTGGGGCGGTGTCTTTCGGGGAGGCCCGTCTGCCTCCGCGCACGTCCGGCCCGTCGCTGCACGTCCACCAGAACGAGGACGAGGCCGCGTACGTCATCCAGGGGATCATGACGTTCAGCGTGGGCGGGGAAACCTTCGAG contains:
- a CDS encoding cupin domain-containing protein, which translates into the protein MSMTEPFRVSRDSDDPWVVLADGSKTGGAVSFGEARLPPRTSGPSLHVHQNEDEAAYVIQGIMTFSVGGETFE